Proteins from a genomic interval of Fusobacteriaceae bacterium:
- a CDS encoding helix-turn-helix domain-containing protein, translating to MFLSPGEKLLQLRKKYKITQVELSEGVISRTSLGMIETGKRSMSAELARLLCENMSKILKERGIRDRINVDEVLKSKDAQALAYLAEATNAGSADIASREWDLDEGLSIVAEEKRADWAAKIYRLFLEAGDPVSARKYLICCLHFYRSAEKPQGLADILADLFAIDEGLGEYREIVRIYENFEETLVEEDHKSPKLLPLRIAYAGALARCKRKDEAEELLKFLMKKARTDQDFFLCRKSLANLYNTLNKYDEAIAEYTSLAKGKSQEVKAELYSYVLEIGYDIGEEDVIKKYYNRTRDIFEEITFSDQATACRVASVLGKCTMYLNNMEKAKEYMLKAFQAGKETSASDESQTELVRLLFEIFEVRDFDSVKKMEAEYRELLKRRPDHRPAIAILNFYKKWMPIELEKKFREYK from the coding sequence ATGTTTTTGTCACCGGGCGAAAAGTTACTGCAATTGCGGAAAAAATACAAAATCACGCAGGTGGAGCTCTCGGAGGGGGTCATTTCCCGGACGTCCCTCGGCATGATCGAGACCGGGAAACGCAGCATGTCCGCGGAGCTCGCGCGACTCTTGTGCGAAAATATGTCGAAAATCCTCAAAGAACGCGGCATTCGGGACCGGATCAACGTCGACGAAGTCCTGAAGAGCAAAGACGCCCAGGCCCTCGCTTACCTCGCGGAAGCGACAAACGCCGGGAGCGCCGATATCGCCTCCCGGGAGTGGGACCTCGACGAGGGGCTCTCCATCGTGGCCGAAGAAAAACGGGCCGACTGGGCCGCCAAGATCTACCGGCTGTTCCTTGAAGCCGGAGACCCCGTAAGCGCGCGAAAATACCTGATCTGCTGCCTGCACTTCTACCGCTCGGCCGAAAAGCCCCAGGGGCTCGCCGATATTTTGGCGGATCTCTTCGCCATAGACGAAGGGCTCGGCGAATACCGGGAAATCGTTCGGATTTATGAAAATTTTGAAGAAACACTTGTTGAAGAAGACCACAAGTCCCCGAAACTCCTGCCGCTCAGGATCGCCTACGCGGGGGCGCTGGCCCGCTGCAAGCGTAAAGACGAGGCCGAGGAGCTGCTCAAATTTCTCATGAAAAAGGCCCGGACCGACCAGGACTTTTTCCTTTGCCGCAAAAGCCTCGCCAACCTCTACAACACGCTCAACAAATACGACGAAGCCATCGCCGAATACACGTCCCTGGCCAAGGGGAAGAGCCAGGAAGTGAAGGCCGAGCTGTACAGCTACGTGCTCGAGATCGGCTACGATATCGGGGAAGAGGACGTCATCAAGAAATATTATAACCGGACAAGGGATATCTTTGAGGAAATCACCTTTTCCGACCAGGCCACGGCCTGCCGGGTCGCTTCGGTTCTGGGCAAATGCACCATGTACCTCAACAATATGGAAAAGGCCAAGGAATATATGCTGAAGGCCTTCCAGGCCGGAAAGGAGACCAGCGCCTCCGACGAGAGCCAGACGGAGCTTGTGCGGCTGCTCTTCGAGATCTTCGAGGTCAGGGACTTTGACAGCGTCAAGAAAATGGAGGCCGAATACCGGGAGCTTCTGAAACGGCGGCCCGATCACCGGCCCGCCATCGCGATCCTCAACTTTTACAAGAAATGGATGCCCATCGAGCTTGAAAAGAAGTTCCGGGAATACAAGTAA